The Lactuca sativa cultivar Salinas chromosome 2, Lsat_Salinas_v11, whole genome shotgun sequence genome includes a window with the following:
- the LOC128132393 gene encoding uncharacterized protein LOC128132393: MDDIYAFDTIYVELDAYFKKKQASRCKDEFLNILCEEDDYEAIDDAQTENDAQTGNDAQTGITKEESDEDYLEGSNEEGSDEEFEYSTHNPKVKWNKMRPILGERYESPHELKLCLINYAVSKGFQIRFKKCDGVRLVAICGSDLEKCPFVVRASWMTTERSFQVKKMIDIHKCVRNFNNSRLMDPTWSARKFVKELIRKPNLKCKEMQCYRSRMRALSLIHGNLSNHYARVWDYGHELLRSNPDSTVRITVTVNPDNTTTFHRFYICFKAIREGWKRACRRVIGLDGSFLKGQCKSELLTAIGKDANNQVYPIAWAVVDVENKNNWKWFLDLVNDDLGLQGGKGVCVISDQHKGLVEASKEILPYVEHRQCARHIYANFRKVYNGV, encoded by the exons atggatgaCATCTATGCTTTTGATACAATATATGTGGAGCTGGATGCGTACTTCAAAAAGAAACAAGCTTCCCGATGCAAAGACGAATTTCTCAATATTCTATGTGAAGAAGACGATTACGAGGCAATAGATGATGCCCAAACTGAAAATGATGCTCAAACTGGAAACGATGCTCAAACTGGAATCACTAAAGAAGAATCAGATGAAGATTATCTGGAAGGTAGTAACGAGGAAGGTAGTGATGAGGAATTTGAGTATTCCACCCATAATCCAAAGGTGAAATGGAACAAAATGAGACCAATTCTTGGTGAAAGGTATGAATCCCCACATGAACTGAAATTGTGtttgatcaactatgctgttaGTAAGGGTTTTCAAATCCGTTTCAAAAAATGTGATGGTGTTAGACTAGTGGCAATATGTGGAAGTGATCTAGAGAAGTGTCCATTTGTGGTTAGGGCTTCTTGGATGACTACTGAAAGGTCTTTCCAAGTCAAAAAGATGATAGACATTCATAAATGTGTTAGGAATTTTAACAATTCAAGGCTTATGGATCCTACCTGGTCAGCTAGGAAATTTGTGAAGGAGTTGATTAGGAAACCTAACTTAAAATGCAAAGAGATGCAG TGTTATAGATCAAGGATGAGGGCACTGTCATTAATTCATGGGAATTTGAGTAACCACTACGCAAGAGTTTGGGATTATGGGCATGAGCTACTGAGGTCCAATCCAGACAGCACAGTTAGGATTACAGTTACTGTAAACCCTGATAATACCACAACATTTCATAGATTCTACATTTGCTTTAAAGCAATAAGAGAGGGGTGGAAAAGGGCATGTCGTAGGGTAATAGGATTGGATGGTTCTTTTTTGAAGGGACAGTGTAAGAGTGAATTGTTAACTGCAATAGGTAAGGATGCCAATAATCAGGTGTATCCTATAGCTTGGGCAGTTGTTGATGTAGAGAATAAGAACAATTGGAAATGGTTCTTGGATTTGGTTAATGATGATCTTGGATTACAGGGTGGAAAGGGTGTGTGTGTAATCAGTGACCAACACAAG GGTCTTGTTGAAGCTAGTAAGGAAATTCTACCATATGTTGAGCACAGGCAATGTGCAAGGCATATCTATGCCAATTTCAGAAAAGTTTATAATGGAGTGTAG